The Bartonella krasnovii sequence TCCTCTATTTCCTGATGAATCTCCTGCCATTTTTGTGCATATTTTTTTGAGAGAAATAAATTTCCTTTTTCAACGAGTGTGATAGCTTTTTGTTGAATTTTATCAAGAACTTCATCACAGAACTGTTGAAATTGAAATGGAGAAGAAACAGATGAAAATGTTTGAGCAAGCGTGTGTACAATCGTTGCGTTACAAACAGGTTGTTCTAGGAGAGCATCAATTGTTTTAATAATTTCAAGACCACCATGGCAAATAAGTAAAGCCGCTTTTCGAGGATTTCCTTTGGATTTTTTAATAATCATTTCAATCATTTTTTCATCAGGTAAATTCTGATTGCTGAAAATATGTGTAATGACTTTTTTCATTTCATCATGACTCAACGGACGAAAAGAAATTTTTTGACACCGCGAATGAATGGTTGGAAGCAATTTTCCTAAAGAATGCGCAATAATAATAAAGAGAGTTTTTGCAGGAGGTTCTTCAAGTATTTTAAGAATTGCATTAGCTGCATTTCTATTCATATCGTCTGCAGAATCAATAATAACAATACGCCATCCATTATCTTGCGATGTTCTGCTTAAAAAATGAATAACATCACGGATATCATCAATGAGTATTCCTGTTTTAAACTTTTGTGTTTTTACATCAAATCGACGTGAAATATACAACAGACCAGGATGACTCCCCTGTGTAATTTGGCGCCATGAAATAGAATGAAGATCGGGTTTTAAGAAATTTCCCTTTTGAGAACTTAAAATATTCCAAGCAAGATGAAACGCTAATGTTGCTTTTCCAATTCCGTATTCTCCTTCAAATAATAATGCATGGTGCAAATGCCCCTCTTTAAGCATTTGTGTCAAAAAGTGACGAAT is a genomic window containing:
- a CDS encoding DNA polymerase III subunit delta', with product MNDVINILRQYDDIDTISSPSQNNVIFGHEDIRHFLTQMLKEGHLHHALLFEGEYGIGKATLAFHLAWNILSSQKGNFLKPDLHSISWRQITQGSHPGLLYISRRFDVKTQKFKTGILIDDIRDVIHFLSRTSQDNGWRIVIIDSADDMNRNAANAILKILEEPPAKTLFIIIAHSLGKLLPTIHSRCQKISFRPLSHDEMKKVITHIFSNQNLPDEKMIEMIIKKSKGNPRKAALLICHGGLEIIKTIDALLEQPVCNATIVHTLAQTFSSVSSPFQFQQFCDEVLDKIQQKAITLVEKGNLFLSKKYAQKWQEIHQEIEEIQLFNLDKKQFVINLLFRVHKIIHEV